The genomic interval GACCCAGTCTGGTAACCGTGTAGCGTCGTTTCTTCCAGTCAGGAGGGAGACTGCGGATCATGGTCCCCCCGCCCCAAGTGGAAACGTGAAGGCGCGAGGGCTTGACTTCCCCTAGGTCTCGCAAGGTGTCGAGAGTGGCCTCTTGAGTAGGTTACGGGGAACTTGCTCAGGCCAACGCACTGCCGGGCGCAGCCTATGATCTGCAGAGCATCAAAGGTGATCAGAACGATACAGCGTGCCGGTCCGCCCAGCGCTTTTCGGAAAGGCAAGACCAAACCTCAGCGGGCCAGCGCCCCTTGCCAGTGGAGGCTCCACCTCAGGATCGCCGGGTGCAGTGCAGTGTGATCTGAAGGCAGCCCCACGGGGCTATAAGGTTCAGAACCGAGCGGAGAAGCACAGGCTGAAATGCCGGGCCCACGAATCCCATCTGCCCCGGTGGTTGTGCCCTGATCAACAGCGTCAGCCTGACCGGCCTGTAAAGAGCTGCCCGTGTGGTGGGTCAGGTCTACAGCTCACCCCGTGAGTCACGCCATGTCCCGGGTGACCGCCCGCAGACGTCAGTAGGCGGAACCCCTAGAACTGCGCTGTCGACCGGCAGGCTATAACTCGTTGCGTCAGCCCCTCAGATCCTGGTTTTTATATTCTTAATGGAACGTGGGGGGTCACCCCCATTGACTTCCCCCCTTGAGAAAAAGTCGACATTCCTGGCAATTGTTAAAGTACTGTGAGGCATGCTCAGGTTGCAGCGCTCAACTCCTGTCTCTGTCCCTTTCGCCCGGTTGGCCGGCATGCGGTTGTACCGCCCCACACCTCTCCTGGCACCGCTTGCTGTTCTGGCCAGCATTCTCTGCGGGGTCCTTGTTGCCTTGAGGTTCATGAGTTTCAACGGCGAAGCGTATGTCGGGGCCGAGCTGCTCACCGTGGGTTTAACGGGCGTCGTGGCGCTTCTGCCACGCCAGATGTGGGCGTGGGCGGCGGGCGCCTGGCTGGCCGCGGTGACCCTGACAGCCATGGCGCTGGCACTCGCAGCTGTCCTGAACTGAGGCAGAACCAGCACCGTGAAAGAGTGAACCCCTGAGCGGCTGAAGCAAAGCTCCGGTTGATGATCTGCTCAAAATCCCCGCCCCAGCGGCAGGCTGAAGGCGGGGGTGATTTTTGCCCTTCATCAGGTCGGCCTGACGCAGGAGCGGTGGCCGGGGCCGCGTTACTTGAGGGCTGCGGCGAGATTCAGGACCGCTTTTTTCAGGGTGACGGCGCCCTGCCCGGCGGAGATGACCTCCCCGGTGTGACCGTCAATGACTCGGGCCACGGCGCGCGCGGCGCCACTGCCGTCGGGTTCCACCACGATTTCCAGTCGCTGCCCTGGGGCCAGTTGGGTCGCGGCCGTGTTCAGGCACCAGTCGGCCCAGTTGATCTTCTCGGGCTGCGGCGCGTTGGCTTTCGCTTCCTGTCTCTCACGGTACGCCTGGGTTTTCTGGTCGACGTGCGTGCGGATGACCTCGAAGCGCTCCGGGGCGCTCAGGGTGCCGAGGGGCACCTCGTTGCCGCTGTCCGGGTGGTGCACCAGGGCGTCGGGCTGCAGCTTCCTCACGACGCTGGCCATGATCCGCACCTCGGCAGGGGGAACGTCCCACGGCACGTCCTGCTCTGCGGTGTCGTGTTCGGGCGCGGCAGCCTCCACGAGGCGCGCCACGACGCGCTGCTGTTCGGGTTCGAGTTCGGTGATGATGGTCGCGGCGGCCTTGAAGGCGCGGGCCTGCGCTTCATTCCTGGGCTGAATTCCCAGTGGGTCCAGGACCCGGGCGACGTCGGCGGCGTCGATCAGGCGACCCGCCTGCGGGGCGGTGAAACCCCAGCGGTCCTGCAGGTACAGTTCGAAGGAGTCGTGTGAGACGCGGTAGAACCCGTTGTCGCGGATTTCGCTGAGGGCCTGCCCCGTGCGGCGGAAGTCTCGCAGGCCGTCGCGGACGGTCTGTTCCAGGGCGTTCAGGCGGGCGGATTCGTGGGGTTGCAGTGCAGTCATGCTGGACCTCGCTGGGGTGGGGTGCAGTCGCGGACAATACCAGACCCAGCGTGTTGTTTCCATGGGGGTGACAAGTATGAGCAATCGTGCCTGCACCGGTAACGCCCGCCCATACACCAAACATTTATGATGGAAGTACCGCCCTCAATGGGCAAGGAGGAAACCAAGCATGGCGATGAACCTGTTCGGGACGCGAGACGTCCTCACCACGCAAAGCGGTCAGAAACTCTACTACTACAACCTGAACAAACTTCAGGAACAGGGCCACGACATCAGCCGCCTGCCCGTCTCCATCAAGGTGCTGCTGGAAAGTGTCCTGCGCGAAGCCAACGACTATGACGTCCGCCGCGAGGACGTCACCACCGTCGCCGGCTGGAAGCCCGTCAACGAAGAAGTCGAGATCCCTTTCAAACCTGCCCGCGTGATCCTCCAGGACTTCACTGGCGTGCCCGCTGTCGTGGACCTCGCCGCCATGCGCAGCGCCATGGTCAGGCTCGGCGGTGACCCCAGCAAGATCAACCCCCTGATCCCCGTGGACCTCGTCATCGACCACTCCGTGCAGGTCGACGAGTTCGGCACGGACTTCGCCCTCGCCAACAACATGGCCCTCGAATTCGAACGCAACCGCGAACGCTACGAGTTCCTCCGCTGGGGCCAGCAGGCCTTCGACAACTTCGGCGTGGTCCCCCCCGCCAGCGGCATCGTGCACCAGGTGAACCTCGAATACCTCGCCAAGGGCGTCCAGAGCCGCCCCGAAGACGACGGCGTCGTCGTGTACCCCGACAGCCTCGTCGGCACCGACTCCCACACCACCATGATCAACGGCCTCGGCATCGTCGGCTGGGGCGTCGGCGGCATCGAAGCCGAAGCGGTCATGCTCGGCCAGCCCATCTACATGCTGATGCCTGAAGTGATCGGCTTCAAAATCACCGGCGCCATGCCCGAAGGCGCCACCGCCACCGACCTGGCGCTGCGCGTCACCGAAATGCTGCGCGCCAAGGGCGTCGTCGGCAAGTTCGTCGAGTTCTACGGCGCCGGACTGAGCAACATGACCCTCCCCGACCGCGCCACCATCGCCAACATGGCCCCCGAATACGGCGCCACCATGGGCTTCTTCCCCGTAGACGACGAAGCGCTGCGCTACCTGCGCCGCACCGGCCGCCTGGACACCGAAGTCGAACTGGTCGAGGCCTACTACAAGGCCCAGGGCATGTACCGCACCGACGAGACGCCCGACCCGGTCTTCACCGACACCATCGAGCTTGACCTCTCCACCATCGTCCCCAGCCTCGCCGGCCCCAAACGCCCCCAGGACCGCGTGAACCTCAGCGACATGCACACCGTGTTCAACGAGGCCCTCACCGCGCCCGTCAAGGCCCGCGGCTTCGAACTCCCGGCTGAGAAACTCGCTGCGCAGGGCACCATCGGCGGCACCGAGATCCGGATCGGCCACGGCGCCGTAACCCTCGCCAGCATCACCAGCTGCACCAACACCAGCAACCCCAGCGTCCTGATCGCCGCCGGTCTCGTCGCCAAAAAAGCCGTTGAACTCGGCCTGGACAGCAAACCCTGGGTGAAGACCAGCCTCGCGCCCGGCTCCCGCGTCGTGACCGAGTACCTCGAAGCGGCCGGCCTCCAGACGTACCTCGACCAGATCGGCTTCAACACCGTCGGCTACGGCTGCATGACCTGCATCGGCAACAGCGGACCGCTGCCCGAACCTGTCGTGGAAGCCATCCAGGAAGGCGACCTCGTCGTCGCGTCCGTCCTGTCCGGCAACCGCAACTTCGAAGGGCGCGTCAACCCGCACATCAAAGCCAACTACCTCGCGTCCCCGCCCCTGGTCGTCGCCTACGCCCTGGCCGGCACCGTCGTGAATGACATCGTCAACGACCCCCTCGGCACCAGCAAGGACGGCCAGCCCGTGTACCTGCGCGACGTGTGGCCCACCACCGCCGAAATCCAGCAGGTCATGGACAGCGCCATCAACGCCGAGATGTTCAAGAAGGTCTACGACGGCATCGAGAAAAGCAACCAGGACTGGAACGCCATTCCCGTCGCCGAGGGCGCCCTGTACGACTGGAAGGAAGACAGCACCTACATCCAGAACCCCCCCTTCTTCGACAACCTCGCCGGCGGCCCCAGCGACATCATCAGCATCGAAGGTGCCCGCGCCCTCGTGAAAGTTGGCGATTCCGTCACCACCGACCACATCAGCCCCGCCGGATCCTTCAAGTCCGACACCCCCGCCGGCCGTTTCCTCACCGAGCGCGGCATCGCACCGAAAGACTTCAACTCCTACGGCTCACGCCGCGGCAACGACCGCATCATGACCCGCGGCACCTTCGCCAACATCCGCCTGAAAAACCAGCTGGCCCCCGGCACCGAAGGCGGCTTCACCACCGACTACACCACCGGTCAGGTCAGCAGCATCTACGACGCCAGCGTCAACTACAAGAACGCCAACATCCCCCTGGTGATCTTCGCCGGCAAGGACTACGGCATGGGCAGCAGCCGCGACTGGGCCGCCAAGGGCACTTTCCTGCTCGGCGTCAAGGCCGTGATCGCCGAGAGCTTCGAACGCATCCACCGCAGCAACCTTGTGGGCATGGGCGTGCTGCCCCTGCAGTACAAGAACGGCGAAACCGCCGAGAGCCTCGGCATTACCGGCGACGAAACCTTCGACGTGATCCTCCCCGGTGACCTCAAACCCCGCCAGGACGTGCAGGTCCGCGTGACCGGCGCCGACGGCCAGAGCCGCGGGATCACGGTGCAGTGCCGCATTGACACCCCCGTCGAAATTGACTACTACAAAAACGGCGGCATCCTGCAGACCGTTCTGCGCGGCATCCTCGCCAAAGGCAGCGAAGTCAGGGCGTAACCCCGAACCGACCCAATCAGCCCCGCCCGGCACTACCGGGCGGGGCTGATTCACGTGCCGCCGGCCACAGTGTGCCCACGCCCACGGGTGCTACACGCCGGGACGCTATCGTAGGCGGATGGGTCGTAAGCAACGAGAACAGGCCGACTGGGCCGAACCGCAGGCGCAGCCGCTCGACGTCTGTGTCCTGTGCGGGCGTGAAGGCGAGAACCTCACGGATCACCACCTCGTCCCGAAATCACAGGGGCGCAGGCAGGGCGTCCGGCTGGGCGAGATTCCCACCGTAAAAATGTGCGCTGCATGTCAGGGCTTCCTGACAAAAACGTTCAGCAACGCGCAACTGGCGAACGAACTGAACACGGTCGACGCCATTCAGGCCCGCGAGGAGGTTCAGCGGTTCGTCAAATGGGTGCAGAAGCAGCCCCTGACGAAAGGCGTACGTGTGCACTGAGCTGCGTCACCCCACCGCTCACAACGCCCCTCACCTATGCGTCGTTGCGTTATGGAGGGTTGCACGTCCTCCCTGAACCACATGCACAGTCGGCTCCCCTTTGGAAGCCAGGCAGAAGGCTTCAGGCGGCTCAGAGTGATCCACCGGAAACAGCAGTGGACTGGCCGACGCTCATAGTGGAACTTGCCGAAACCGCCGACCCGGGCGGCGTCTGAATGGGAATCCCATAGGCTGCATCGCCAACGCGGGCGCCCGTTCTATTGAGAACGGCACAGGTTCGCCTTGCTCCCGTCCAGACCCGTCAGCGATCAAGTCACCCAGACACCTGAAGTCTGACGGCAACCGATACAAAGCTACGCCATTATCAATAAAGGTTCACGATCACCCGCACCGCGTGGCAGACGACCGGAGCTGCACCCAGGCTGAGGTGCGCAGCGACAGTTCCCGAATGAAATCTCAGGTGTCCTCACCCCATGGAGCGAGGAAATTCTCGTGGGCAGCCGGCGGCGTGGAGTGACGTATGACCGACCTCATGACCTCCCTGGGGCTGGTCGGCCAGCCAGATGCCGTCCCCGTTGGTCCAGAGCCACCCAGCCGGATAGGGAGTTCAGCGTGTACCTGGTGGTGCTTGCGGCCCGGGTGAAAGGAACAATCACCTCTGGCGCAAGGAAAAAAGCAGGGGGTTGCGCGAGGTGCAACCCCCTGCCGGGCAGGTTGCCAGTCACTCCACCACTGTCAGGAGAGTGACGGTAGAGCAACACGAAGCAGTCACCTCAGCCTGGCAGCGATACCCTCTTTGTCCA from Deinococcus taeanensis carries:
- the acnA gene encoding aconitate hydratase AcnA, producing the protein MAMNLFGTRDVLTTQSGQKLYYYNLNKLQEQGHDISRLPVSIKVLLESVLREANDYDVRREDVTTVAGWKPVNEEVEIPFKPARVILQDFTGVPAVVDLAAMRSAMVRLGGDPSKINPLIPVDLVIDHSVQVDEFGTDFALANNMALEFERNRERYEFLRWGQQAFDNFGVVPPASGIVHQVNLEYLAKGVQSRPEDDGVVVYPDSLVGTDSHTTMINGLGIVGWGVGGIEAEAVMLGQPIYMLMPEVIGFKITGAMPEGATATDLALRVTEMLRAKGVVGKFVEFYGAGLSNMTLPDRATIANMAPEYGATMGFFPVDDEALRYLRRTGRLDTEVELVEAYYKAQGMYRTDETPDPVFTDTIELDLSTIVPSLAGPKRPQDRVNLSDMHTVFNEALTAPVKARGFELPAEKLAAQGTIGGTEIRIGHGAVTLASITSCTNTSNPSVLIAAGLVAKKAVELGLDSKPWVKTSLAPGSRVVTEYLEAAGLQTYLDQIGFNTVGYGCMTCIGNSGPLPEPVVEAIQEGDLVVASVLSGNRNFEGRVNPHIKANYLASPPLVVAYALAGTVVNDIVNDPLGTSKDGQPVYLRDVWPTTAEIQQVMDSAINAEMFKKVYDGIEKSNQDWNAIPVAEGALYDWKEDSTYIQNPPFFDNLAGGPSDIISIEGARALVKVGDSVTTDHISPAGSFKSDTPAGRFLTERGIAPKDFNSYGSRRGNDRIMTRGTFANIRLKNQLAPGTEGGFTTDYTTGQVSSIYDASVNYKNANIPLVIFAGKDYGMGSSRDWAAKGTFLLGVKAVIAESFERIHRSNLVGMGVLPLQYKNGETAESLGITGDETFDVILPGDLKPRQDVQVRVTGADGQSRGITVQCRIDTPVEIDYYKNGGILQTVLRGILAKGSEVRA
- a CDS encoding HNH endonuclease; the protein is MGRKQREQADWAEPQAQPLDVCVLCGREGENLTDHHLVPKSQGRRQGVRLGEIPTVKMCAACQGFLTKTFSNAQLANELNTVDAIQAREEVQRFVKWVQKQPLTKGVRVH